Proteins encoded in a region of the Streptomyces sp. NBC_01298 genome:
- a CDS encoding LysR family transcriptional regulator: MLDVRRLRLLRELAHRGTIAAVAEALSFSPSAVSQQLSVLEREAGLPLLERTGRRVRLTSAGQNLVRHADAVLELLERADAELAEARGGLAGALRIGSFPTATRAVVPAALAELARRHPGLEPMVFETDPAAVADGLRAGDLDVALIHAYDFVPAPQEPGLATRPLYREAMYLATPERAAPGGAGESPVGPGQRALLRTHADAPWITATPGTLCHAMTVRACEDAGFEPRIRHQVDEFATVLALVAAGQGVAVVPQLGITADADPAVALTRLVMERRTNVAFRSGAAAHPAVAAFDAALRAVLPPELSGSGQRV, encoded by the coding sequence ATGCTCGATGTACGACGCCTGCGCCTCCTGCGCGAACTCGCCCACCGGGGGACCATCGCCGCGGTGGCCGAGGCCCTCTCCTTCAGCCCTTCGGCGGTGTCCCAGCAGCTCTCGGTCCTCGAACGCGAGGCCGGTCTGCCCCTGCTGGAGCGCACCGGCCGCCGGGTCCGGCTCACGTCCGCCGGTCAGAACCTGGTCCGGCACGCCGACGCGGTGCTGGAGCTGCTGGAGCGGGCCGACGCCGAGCTCGCGGAGGCCCGCGGCGGACTGGCCGGAGCGCTGCGGATCGGCTCCTTCCCCACCGCGACCAGGGCCGTGGTCCCCGCCGCCCTGGCGGAGCTGGCCCGCCGGCACCCTGGACTGGAGCCGATGGTGTTCGAGACCGACCCGGCGGCGGTGGCGGACGGGCTGCGCGCCGGGGACCTGGACGTGGCCCTGATCCACGCGTACGACTTCGTCCCCGCGCCACAGGAGCCGGGGCTCGCCACGCGGCCGCTCTACCGGGAGGCGATGTACCTGGCGACACCGGAGCGGGCGGCGCCCGGCGGAGCGGGGGAGAGCCCCGTGGGCCCGGGGCAGCGCGCGTTGCTCCGTACGCATGCCGACGCGCCCTGGATCACCGCCACACCCGGCACGCTCTGCCACGCGATGACGGTACGGGCCTGCGAGGACGCCGGGTTCGAGCCGAGGATCCGCCACCAGGTGGACGAGTTCGCCACCGTGCTCGCCCTGGTCGCGGCCGGCCAGGGGGTGGCCGTGGTGCCCCAGCTCGGGATCACCGCGGACGCGGATCCGGCCGTCGCGCTCACCCGCCTGGTCATGGAGCGCCGCACCAACGTGGCCTTCCGCAGCGGCGCCGCCGCCCACCCCGCCGTGGCCGCCTTCGACGCGGCCCTGCGGGCCGTGCTGCCGCCCGAACTGTCAGGGTCCGGGCAGCGGGTCTGA
- a CDS encoding dihydrodipicolinate synthase family protein, with the protein MTTTYAPHGIHVPLITPFTADGEVAADALEALAHEVLDAGATGIVALGTTGEPAALDEAERDLVTDVCARVCRERGATLVVGAGASGTRAAEESLGRLKRWPEVRAALVTVPAFVRPAAAGVLAHFERLARVSPVPLIVYHVPYRTGQPLDAALLREIGALPGVAGVKYAVGSLDGEAVALLGDLPDGFAVLAGDDTFLSPLLALGAAGGVLASAHLATARFTELAAAWRAGETDRARALGHALARLSATLFAEPNPAVIKGVLYAQGRIPTPAVRLPLLPAGAESVAAALRELSRLT; encoded by the coding sequence ATGACCACCACGTATGCGCCGCACGGGATCCACGTACCGCTGATCACCCCCTTCACCGCCGACGGCGAGGTCGCGGCCGACGCCCTGGAGGCGCTCGCCCACGAGGTGCTCGACGCGGGAGCCACCGGGATCGTGGCCCTGGGCACCACGGGCGAGCCCGCCGCCCTCGACGAGGCCGAGCGCGACCTCGTCACCGACGTCTGTGCCCGGGTGTGCCGGGAGCGCGGGGCGACGCTGGTGGTGGGCGCCGGGGCGAGCGGGACGCGGGCCGCCGAGGAGTCGCTCGGGCGGCTGAAGCGGTGGCCCGAGGTGCGGGCCGCGCTGGTGACCGTGCCCGCGTTCGTACGGCCGGCGGCCGCCGGTGTGCTGGCGCACTTCGAGCGGCTGGCGCGGGTGAGTCCCGTACCGCTGATCGTCTACCACGTCCCGTACCGCACCGGGCAGCCGCTGGACGCGGCCCTGCTGCGGGAGATCGGGGCGCTGCCCGGGGTGGCCGGAGTGAAGTACGCCGTCGGTTCGCTCGACGGGGAGGCCGTGGCGCTGCTCGGCGATCTTCCGGACGGCTTCGCGGTGCTGGCCGGCGACGACACGTTCCTGTCGCCCCTGCTCGCGCTCGGCGCGGCGGGCGGGGTCCTCGCCTCGGCCCATCTCGCCACGGCGCGGTTCACCGAGCTCGCGGCCGCCTGGCGGGCGGGCGAAACGGACCGGGCCCGCGCCCTGGGCCACGCACTGGCCCGGCTCTCCGCGACCCTCTTCGCCGAGCCCAATCCCGCGGTGATCAAGGGGGTGTTGTACGCCCAGGGCCGCATCCCGACCCCTGCCGTACGCCTCCCCCTGCTGCCCGCGGGCGCGGAATCGGTCGCGGCGGCGCTGCGGGAACTGTCGCGCCTGACCTGA
- a CDS encoding putative immunity protein, which yields MTGDVGGIAVSKQDLREVTAFAAACAEAVLDVFEGDRRDDVRPREAIAAAWEFARGGERGKALRDTAWAALKAAQSADTAAAREAARAAMSAAGAAYLHPLAKATQVKHILGAGAHAARAAELVADDDRSVGAAYVEQAVHRATPVVVDVLGRFPAAPSGGGRVGELIRMLDDGLRSLTLDE from the coding sequence ATGACAGGGGACGTGGGCGGGATCGCCGTGAGCAAGCAAGATCTTCGTGAGGTCACCGCGTTCGCCGCGGCGTGTGCGGAAGCGGTGCTCGACGTGTTCGAGGGCGACCGGCGGGACGACGTGCGGCCTCGAGAGGCCATCGCCGCCGCGTGGGAGTTCGCGCGAGGTGGTGAGCGGGGGAAGGCCCTGCGCGACACCGCGTGGGCGGCACTGAAGGCGGCCCAGAGCGCCGACACGGCCGCCGCGCGCGAGGCGGCTCGGGCGGCGATGTCCGCGGCGGGCGCCGCCTACCTGCATCCACTGGCCAAGGCCACCCAGGTCAAGCACATTCTCGGAGCCGGCGCTCACGCCGCCAGGGCGGCCGAGCTCGTCGCCGACGACGATCGGAGCGTGGGTGCCGCGTACGTCGAGCAGGCGGTGCACCGTGCGACACCGGTGGTCGTCGACGTGCTCGGACGCTTCCCGGCGGCGCCGAGCGGCGGTGGACGGGTCGGTGAATTGATCCGGATGCTGGACGACGGCCTTCGTTCGCTCACCCTCGACGAGTGA
- a CDS encoding LysM peptidoglycan-binding domain-containing protein encodes MPAQGKHRRPKQHHALTRNLALAGTGSAALALPLISATTAGAAETAIAPTTYSVVSGDTLSKIAAEHSIGGGWQKLYEANKGIVGANPSAIRPGLKLNLTTAAAPAAAPAAAKAATGYANNLDGWIRESLDVMAEHGIPGSYDGIHRNVMRESSGNPLAINNWDSNAAAGIPSKGLLQVIDPTFQAYHVPGTPMDSYDPVANITAACNYAAARYGSIDNVNGAY; translated from the coding sequence ATGCCCGCACAGGGAAAGCACCGCCGGCCGAAGCAGCACCACGCACTCACCCGCAACCTGGCCCTCGCCGGTACGGGCAGCGCGGCGCTGGCCCTCCCGCTGATCAGCGCGACCACGGCCGGGGCGGCCGAGACGGCCATCGCCCCGACGACGTATTCGGTGGTCAGCGGTGACACCCTGAGCAAGATCGCGGCCGAGCACTCCATCGGCGGCGGCTGGCAGAAGCTCTACGAGGCCAACAAGGGCATCGTCGGCGCCAACCCCTCGGCCATCCGCCCCGGCCTGAAACTGAACCTCACCACGGCAGCCGCTCCCGCCGCCGCCCCGGCCGCGGCCAAGGCGGCCACCGGCTACGCGAACAACCTCGACGGCTGGATCCGCGAGTCGCTCGACGTCATGGCGGAGCACGGAATTCCCGGGAGCTACGACGGAATTCACCGCAACGTCATGCGCGAATCCTCAGGGAATCCACTGGCCATCAACAACTGGGACTCCAACGCCGCGGCGGGCATCCCCTCCAAGGGGCTCCTCCAGGTCATCGACCCGACCTTCCAGGCCTATCACGTGCCCGGCACCCCGATGGACTCCTACGACCCGGTCGCCAACATCACGGCCGCCTGCAATTACGCGGCGGCCCGCTACGGTTCGATCGACAACGTCAACGGCGCCTACTGA
- a CDS encoding 5-carboxymethyl-2-hydroxymuconate Delta-isomerase — translation MPQITVDYSANLSDTFDRRGFASALHALTVEVAAATVANCKTRFRCLEEVYVADGAPGSALVHVQIGLLAGRTGEVQAELSEAVLDLLFKHLSTGADGAGPVVHASVDVGELGAAYRKLVQ, via the coding sequence ATGCCGCAGATCACCGTCGACTATTCGGCGAACCTGTCCGACACCTTCGACCGGCGCGGATTCGCGTCGGCCCTGCACGCGTTGACCGTGGAGGTCGCGGCCGCCACCGTCGCGAACTGCAAGACCCGCTTCCGGTGCCTGGAGGAGGTGTACGTGGCCGACGGGGCGCCGGGATCCGCGCTCGTCCACGTACAGATCGGCCTGCTGGCGGGCCGGACCGGGGAGGTTCAGGCCGAATTGAGCGAGGCGGTGCTCGATCTGCTGTTCAAGCACCTGTCCACCGGGGCGGACGGGGCCGGTCCCGTCGTGCACGCATCGGTGGACGTCGGCGAGTTGGGAGCGGCCTACCGCAAGCTCGTTCAGTAG
- a CDS encoding MerR family transcriptional regulator, protein MRLAELSERSGVSTATIKYYLREGLLAPGRRVSATTADYDEGHLRRLRLVRALIQVGGIAVATAREVLAHVDDESLGRTMRIGAALWALPQGPEPDGEDPAVIAARREVDRLLEMLGWSSAREVGELSPVHRSLVSAVAALLRLDYPWDAELMAPYAELMHGAAVRDFDFMETYPSEEEKVETAVAAVVLVQPVLKAMHRLAQEEESARRYGLD, encoded by the coding sequence ATGCGGCTGGCGGAGCTGAGCGAGCGCAGTGGCGTTTCCACGGCGACGATCAAGTACTACCTGCGCGAAGGCCTGTTGGCGCCGGGCCGCCGGGTCAGCGCGACGACCGCGGACTACGACGAGGGGCACCTGCGGCGGCTGCGGCTGGTCCGTGCCCTGATCCAGGTCGGCGGGATCGCGGTGGCCACGGCCCGGGAAGTGCTCGCGCACGTGGACGACGAGTCCCTGGGGCGGACGATGCGGATAGGCGCCGCACTGTGGGCCCTGCCGCAGGGGCCCGAGCCGGACGGCGAGGACCCGGCGGTGATCGCCGCACGGCGCGAAGTGGACCGGCTGCTGGAGATGCTGGGCTGGTCGTCGGCCCGGGAGGTGGGGGAGCTGTCCCCCGTCCACCGCTCGCTCGTGTCGGCGGTGGCCGCCCTCCTGCGGCTCGACTATCCGTGGGACGCCGAACTGATGGCCCCGTATGCCGAGTTGATGCACGGGGCGGCCGTACGCGACTTCGACTTCATGGAGACGTACCCCTCCGAGGAGGAGAAGGTCGAGACGGCGGTGGCCGCGGTCGTCCTCGTCCAGCCGGTACTGAAGGCCATGCACCGGCTGGCACAGGAGGAGGAATCGGCGAGGCGGTACGGGCTGGACTGA
- a CDS encoding serine/threonine-protein kinase — translation MDSSEAGRRLIDGRFELARPLGSGGMGTVWRARDIALDREVALKEVRPPDPATAAAQPGLVVQLRERAVREARALARLAHPNVVTIHHIVEPEPGSDGHPWIVMELVRGGSLADRLEGGPLPVADVLRLGLDLLSALRAAHAEGVLHRDVKPANVLLRPNGSAVLTDFGIAALHGATGLTSTGALIGSPEYIAPERARGAEGLAASDLWSLGMLLYVAAEGVHPLRRATSLATVVAVLDEPIPAPVRSGPLGPVLERLLVRDLSVRPDAEELEALLRGASSALGGAAPAVPPVAPGGFGSFGPATPAHGHAMGSAPVPLPTPPPTPFVPGAGNPYASTVPVTFTAPPVPRRRRRPALLAGLLAVVLAAGVVGLVNWLPDGNDGGSTGKGADVQPSRTPSASASASPAQGTAVALTPAPTPKASTPKPAAPPQGGMITPAGIRTAIAAFKQQAGTTTFVDMRVYDEYVLADIPTAPGARTVDSWQYRGGVAKRTGPAGTVKDELMDMAAIDWDRLPALMDQAKKELGVEIPSSRYLNVSPWLGAPAIRPYIDDPYGQGGYVLAGTDFKIKKVYGG, via the coding sequence ATGGACAGCAGTGAGGCCGGCAGACGGTTGATCGACGGGCGCTTCGAACTCGCGCGGCCCCTGGGCAGTGGCGGGATGGGGACGGTGTGGCGCGCCCGCGACATCGCGCTGGACCGGGAGGTCGCGCTGAAGGAGGTGCGGCCGCCGGACCCGGCGACCGCCGCCGCGCAGCCCGGGCTCGTCGTCCAACTGCGCGAACGGGCCGTCCGGGAGGCCCGGGCCCTCGCCCGGCTCGCCCACCCGAACGTGGTCACCATCCACCACATCGTGGAGCCCGAGCCCGGCTCGGACGGCCATCCGTGGATCGTGATGGAGCTCGTCAGGGGCGGCTCCCTGGCCGACCGGCTGGAGGGCGGGCCGCTGCCGGTGGCGGACGTGCTGCGCCTCGGGCTCGACCTGCTCTCCGCGCTGCGGGCCGCGCACGCGGAGGGGGTGCTGCACCGCGACGTGAAACCGGCCAACGTGCTCCTGCGCCCCAACGGCTCCGCCGTGCTCACCGACTTCGGGATCGCCGCCCTGCACGGCGCGACCGGGCTGACCTCGACCGGTGCCCTGATCGGCTCGCCGGAGTACATAGCCCCCGAGCGGGCGCGCGGCGCGGAGGGGCTGGCCGCCTCCGACCTGTGGTCGCTCGGGATGCTGCTCTACGTGGCCGCCGAGGGGGTGCACCCGCTGCGCCGGGCCACCAGTCTGGCCACCGTGGTCGCGGTGCTCGACGAGCCGATCCCCGCGCCGGTCCGGTCCGGCCCGCTGGGACCCGTACTGGAACGGCTGCTGGTACGGGACCTGTCCGTGCGGCCCGACGCCGAGGAACTGGAAGCGCTGCTCCGCGGTGCGAGCAGTGCTCTCGGCGGCGCCGCCCCGGCGGTACCGCCGGTGGCCCCGGGCGGCTTCGGCAGCTTCGGGCCGGCGACCCCGGCCCACGGGCACGCCATGGGCTCCGCACCGGTACCGCTACCGACGCCGCCGCCGACGCCGTTCGTCCCGGGCGCGGGCAACCCCTACGCCTCCACCGTCCCCGTGACCTTCACGGCGCCGCCGGTCCCGCGTCGGCGCCGCCGTCCGGCCCTGCTCGCCGGGCTCCTCGCGGTGGTCCTGGCCGCAGGCGTCGTCGGGCTCGTCAACTGGCTGCCCGACGGGAACGACGGCGGCTCCACGGGCAAGGGCGCGGACGTACAGCCCTCGCGCACCCCGTCCGCGTCCGCATCGGCCTCCCCGGCCCAGGGCACCGCCGTGGCCCTGACGCCGGCCCCCACCCCCAAGGCGAGCACGCCGAAGCCGGCCGCCCCGCCCCAGGGCGGCATGATCACCCCGGCCGGCATCCGTACCGCCATCGCGGCCTTCAAGCAGCAGGCGGGCACCACCACCTTCGTCGACATGAGGGTCTACGACGAGTACGTGCTCGCCGACATCCCCACCGCACCCGGAGCCAGGACCGTCGACTCCTGGCAGTACCGCGGCGGCGTCGCCAAGCGCACCGGCCCGGCCGGCACCGTCAAGGACGAGCTGATGGACATGGCCGCGATCGACTGGGACCGCCTGCCCGCCCTGATGGACCAGGCGAAGAAGGAGCTCGGCGTGGAGATCCCGAGCTCGCGCTACCTCAACGTGTCCCCCTGGCTCGGCGCTCCCGCGATCCGCCCGTACATCGACGACCCGTACGGGCAGGGCGGTTACGTTCTCGCGGGCACCGACTTCAAGATCAAAAAAGTCTACGGGGGCTGA
- a CDS encoding NUDIX domain-containing protein has product MSAWLPPAEYLKTIPAATSYACLYFTDTAGRPVQLRATYSTELWQWPGGNMDHGETPWECALRECLEETGIAFEGERKLLGTQFIADRGEAWPANHIGFLFDGGTLTDEQIAAIVLDPEEHSEVRVHSVREWEALMTPSNFARLREIDVARRTGTVAYMEV; this is encoded by the coding sequence GTGTCCGCATGGCTCCCGCCCGCCGAGTACCTCAAGACCATCCCCGCGGCGACCTCGTACGCCTGCCTCTACTTCACCGACACCGCCGGCCGCCCGGTGCAGCTCCGCGCGACGTACTCCACGGAGCTCTGGCAGTGGCCGGGCGGGAACATGGACCACGGCGAGACCCCGTGGGAGTGCGCGCTCCGGGAGTGCCTGGAGGAGACGGGCATCGCCTTCGAGGGCGAGCGGAAGCTGCTGGGCACGCAGTTCATCGCCGACCGGGGTGAGGCCTGGCCCGCGAACCACATCGGTTTCCTCTTCGACGGCGGCACCCTCACCGACGAACAGATCGCCGCCATCGTCCTGGACCCCGAGGAGCACAGCGAGGTGCGGGTCCACTCGGTGCGGGAGTGGGAGGCGCTGATGACCCCCTCGAACTTCGCCCGCCTGCGGGAGATCGACGTGGCACGGCGTACCGGCACCGTGGCCTACATGGAGGTCTGA
- a CDS encoding GlsB/YeaQ/YmgE family stress response membrane protein codes for MGIIGWIILGLLAGGIAKVLLPGRDPGGLIGTTLIGIAGAFTGGWLSAKFLNRSIQNDFFDLATWGSAIAGSLVLLVAYRLIFGNSRD; via the coding sequence ATGGGCATCATCGGCTGGATCATCCTCGGACTGCTGGCGGGCGGGATCGCCAAGGTCCTGCTGCCCGGCCGTGACCCGGGCGGCCTGATCGGCACGACCCTCATCGGCATCGCCGGCGCGTTCACCGGCGGCTGGCTCTCGGCGAAGTTCCTGAACCGGTCGATCCAGAACGACTTCTTCGACCTCGCGACCTGGGGCTCCGCCATCGCGGGCTCCCTGGTCCTGCTGGTCGCCTACCGCCTGATCTTCGGCAACTCCCGCGACTGA
- a CDS encoding phosphatase PAP2 family protein, with protein sequence MTSHTTPAGAGTGRGARRRLIRELLLVLGLFAVYKFGRTLATGRTDEAFRNAARVWDAERALHLPGEGLVQRLLLHGDALVHTANTYYAAVHFPATVLFLVWLYLRRPAHYLWTRRVLAVLTGAALVIHLAFPLAPPRMLGAAHLIDTGQVYGPTVYGAAPAADTMANQFAAMPSLHFGWALMLALGMIAATSSRWRALWLLHPLVTLLVVVGTANHYWLDAVVAALLLGAALWLVPRPVARPLAAGPLAGRSLVARRSVPGGRPAPAPAPVPAPAGAGAGMVRPAEPVEPVGAVEPVGAVR encoded by the coding sequence ATGACCTCCCACACCACACCCGCCGGGGCCGGTACGGGGCGGGGCGCCCGCCGCCGCCTGATACGCGAGCTGCTGCTCGTCCTGGGCCTCTTCGCCGTCTACAAGTTCGGCCGTACGCTCGCGACCGGACGCACGGACGAGGCCTTCCGCAACGCCGCGCGGGTCTGGGACGCCGAGCGCGCCCTGCACCTGCCCGGCGAAGGCCTGGTCCAGCGCCTGCTCCTGCACGGCGACGCCCTCGTGCACACCGCGAACACCTACTACGCGGCCGTGCACTTCCCCGCCACCGTGCTCTTCCTGGTCTGGCTCTACCTACGCCGCCCCGCGCACTACCTCTGGACCCGCCGGGTCCTGGCCGTCCTGACCGGCGCGGCGCTCGTCATCCATCTGGCCTTCCCCCTCGCACCCCCGCGGATGCTGGGAGCGGCGCACCTGATCGACACCGGCCAGGTCTACGGACCGACCGTCTACGGGGCCGCGCCCGCCGCCGACACGATGGCCAACCAGTTCGCCGCGATGCCCTCGCTGCACTTCGGATGGGCGCTGATGCTGGCCCTCGGCATGATCGCCGCGACCTCGTCGCGGTGGCGCGCCCTGTGGCTGCTGCACCCGCTGGTGACCCTGCTGGTGGTCGTCGGCACGGCCAACCACTACTGGCTCGACGCGGTCGTCGCCGCGCTGCTCCTCGGGGCGGCCCTGTGGCTCGTCCCGCGCCCGGTCGCCCGCCCGCTCGCCGCCGGCCCGCTCGCCGGCCGGTCGCTCGTCGCCCGGCGGAGCGTGCCGGGCGGGCGTCCGGCACCGGCACCGGCACCGGTGCCGGCTCCCGCGGGTGCGGGTGCGGGCATGGTCAGACCCGCCGAACCGGTGGAGCCCGTAGGAGCGGTGGAGCCCGTAGGAGCGGTCCGGTGA
- a CDS encoding TetR/AcrR family transcriptional regulator: MTSPTPEAVPAPARRSKITPEREQQLYDAVLEQLREDGYEALTMEKIAARATCGKSTLYRQWKTKPQLVAAALRADRRGTLAAVDTGTLAGDLREAARIAACTSGRDTRLMQAVGHAVLSDEDLKAALREALVEPELAAFDSIVARAVDRGELAPGHPAVEFLPAQLMGVLRIRPVLEGRFADAEYLVRFVDACLLPVLSAAPPEAARAPEPGP; this comes from the coding sequence ATGACGTCGCCGACGCCGGAAGCCGTTCCGGCCCCCGCGCGCCGCTCCAAGATCACACCGGAGCGGGAGCAGCAGCTCTACGACGCCGTGCTGGAGCAGTTGCGCGAGGACGGCTACGAGGCGCTGACCATGGAAAAGATCGCGGCCCGGGCCACTTGCGGGAAGTCCACGCTCTACCGGCAGTGGAAGACCAAACCGCAGCTCGTCGCCGCCGCCCTGCGGGCGGACCGGCGCGGGACCCTCGCCGCGGTGGACACCGGAACCCTGGCGGGCGACCTGCGCGAGGCGGCCCGGATCGCCGCCTGCACCTCGGGGCGCGACACCCGGCTGATGCAGGCCGTCGGGCACGCGGTACTGAGCGACGAGGACCTGAAGGCGGCCCTGCGCGAGGCGCTGGTGGAGCCGGAGCTGGCGGCCTTCGACTCGATCGTGGCGCGGGCCGTGGACCGGGGCGAGCTCGCTCCCGGGCACCCCGCCGTGGAGTTCCTGCCCGCGCAGCTGATGGGCGTGCTGCGCATCCGGCCCGTACTGGAGGGCCGCTTCGCCGACGCCGAGTACCTCGTGCGGTTCGTCGACGCCTGCCTGCTGCCGGTGCTGAGCGCGGCCCCGCCCGAAGCGGCCCGGGCCCCTGAACCGGGCCCCTGA
- a CDS encoding TerD family protein: MSGVRKGLAKVEIALRWDPSPAGAPVHDLDLLAAVYPAADPYGEPVHLVHFGSRSPDGTITLNRDSRTGLGLGFDEVMTLELTRIADASNRVVVGVVIQRPGGGPALTFAEVAGKGLRIREGYTDLAVDDLAGFGAASAVTVAEFTRDADGVWSIDPTVRGFDADPEEFARAMGAARS; this comes from the coding sequence GTGAGCGGAGTACGCAAGGGCCTGGCCAAGGTGGAGATCGCGCTGCGGTGGGATCCCAGCCCGGCGGGAGCGCCCGTCCACGACCTCGACCTGCTCGCCGCGGTCTACCCGGCCGCGGACCCGTACGGGGAGCCCGTCCACCTGGTGCACTTCGGCAGCCGGTCGCCCGACGGCACCATCACGCTGAACCGGGACAGCAGGACCGGGCTGGGGCTGGGCTTCGACGAGGTCATGACCCTCGAACTGACGCGGATCGCCGACGCGTCGAACCGGGTCGTGGTGGGCGTGGTGATCCAGCGGCCGGGTGGCGGACCGGCGCTGACCTTCGCCGAGGTCGCGGGCAAGGGGCTGCGCATCCGGGAGGGCTACACGGATCTCGCCGTGGACGACCTCGCCGGCTTCGGCGCGGCGAGCGCGGTCACGGTCGCCGAGTTCACCCGCGACGCCGACGGGGTCTGGTCGATCGACCCGACGGTACGGGGCTTCGACGCCGACCCTGAGGAGTTCGCCCGGGCGATGGGCGCCGCCCGGAGCTGA
- a CDS encoding glutamate ABC transporter substrate-binding protein, producing MKVPQAGVIAAVIGLSLTASACGGDDDKGALAVGIKFDQPGVGMREPDGTFTGFDVDVATYIAKELGYPKDRIVFKEVLSNDRELLLEYNEVQIVAASYSINEKRKQKVDFAGPYFLAHQDLMVRADDRTITKAEDLNNPNKRLCSVTGSTSAENVRKNLAPKASLLELGGYSECVVALKENLVDALTTDNSILAGFTARKGNEGKFRLIGMSLSSENYGIGLKKGSGELQVKINNAIRKMVEDGTWDAAVKKNFGPDYKYEAAPAITTGS from the coding sequence ATGAAGGTTCCCCAGGCCGGCGTGATCGCCGCAGTGATCGGTCTCTCCCTGACCGCATCGGCGTGTGGCGGTGACGACGACAAGGGGGCCCTCGCCGTCGGCATCAAGTTCGACCAGCCGGGCGTCGGCATGCGGGAGCCCGACGGCACCTTCACCGGTTTCGACGTGGACGTGGCGACGTACATAGCCAAGGAGCTCGGCTACCCGAAGGACAGGATCGTCTTCAAGGAGGTCCTGAGCAACGACCGCGAGCTCCTGCTCGAGTACAACGAGGTCCAGATCGTGGCGGCCAGCTACTCGATCAACGAGAAGCGCAAGCAGAAGGTCGACTTCGCGGGCCCGTACTTCCTCGCGCACCAGGACCTGATGGTCCGCGCCGACGACCGGACGATCACCAAGGCCGAGGACCTCAACAACCCGAACAAGCGACTGTGTTCGGTGACCGGCTCGACCTCGGCGGAGAACGTCAGGAAGAACCTGGCCCCCAAGGCGAGCCTCCTGGAGCTCGGCGGGTACTCCGAGTGCGTCGTCGCCCTCAAGGAGAACCTGGTCGACGCCCTGACCACGGACAACTCCATCCTGGCCGGCTTCACCGCCCGCAAGGGCAACGAGGGCAAGTTCCGGCTGATCGGGATGAGCCTGAGCAGTGAGAACTACGGCATCGGCCTGAAGAAGGGCAGCGGCGAACTCCAGGTCAAGATCAACAACGCGATCCGCAAGATGGTCGAGGACGGCACCTGGGACGCCGCCGTGAAGAAGAACTTCGGCCCGGACTACAAGTACGAGGCGGCGCCCGCCATCACCACGGGCAGCTGA
- a CDS encoding DJ-1/PfpI family protein, whose amino-acid sequence MAPKILIVTGDAAESLEVLYPYQRLIEEGYEVHIAAPAVKKLRFVVHDFEDGFDTYTEKPGYTWPADIAFADVDPARYAALVVPGGRAPEYLRNDPEVRRILSAFAGEDKPIAQICHGPLITAAAGALDGRRVTAYPALELDMKASGATFEDSEAVVDGTLVSARAWPDHSAWMREFLTVLRGKAPVSGA is encoded by the coding sequence ATGGCACCGAAGATCCTCATCGTGACCGGCGACGCGGCGGAATCTCTGGAAGTCCTCTACCCCTACCAGCGCTTGATCGAGGAGGGGTACGAGGTCCACATCGCGGCGCCCGCGGTGAAGAAGCTGCGGTTCGTCGTGCACGACTTCGAGGACGGCTTCGACACCTACACCGAGAAGCCCGGCTACACCTGGCCCGCCGACATCGCCTTCGCCGACGTGGACCCGGCGCGGTACGCGGCGCTCGTCGTACCCGGCGGACGCGCCCCCGAGTACCTGCGCAACGACCCCGAGGTGCGGCGGATCCTGTCGGCCTTCGCCGGCGAGGACAAGCCGATCGCGCAGATCTGCCACGGCCCCCTGATCACCGCCGCGGCTGGTGCGCTCGACGGCCGCAGGGTCACCGCCTATCCGGCGCTGGAGCTGGACATGAAGGCGTCCGGAGCCACGTTCGAGGACTCCGAGGCCGTGGTCGACGGCACACTGGTGTCGGCCCGCGCGTGGCCCGACCACTCCGCCTGGATGCGGGAGTTCCTGACCGTACTGCGCGGCAAGGCCCCGGTCTCGGGCGCCTGA